Proteins encoded within one genomic window of Citrobacter amalonaticus Y19:
- the tal gene encoding transaldolase — protein MSQLDELKKYTTVVADTGDIESIKKFAPQDATTNPSLVLKAAQLPQYQALIADAIGKARQQGGSAETQLINACDQVAVDIGTEVLRHVPGRISTEVDARFAWDRGMCVSKARKLIQMYEKNGVGPERILIKLAATWEGIRAAEELEKSGINCNLTLLFSFAQARACAEAGVFLISPFVGRIYDWYQKNQAQAEYQVDSDPGVVSVRQIYQYYKSHGYDTVVMGASFRRIEQIQALAGCDRLTISPALLDELAASEGALTRQLVPGCVTETRPSPMTPAEFLWQHHQDPMAVEKLAEGIRLFAVDQVKLENQIRQML, from the coding sequence ATGAGCCAATTAGACGAGCTGAAAAAATACACCACGGTTGTCGCCGATACCGGTGATATTGAATCGATTAAAAAATTTGCCCCTCAGGATGCCACGACTAACCCTTCGCTGGTGCTCAAGGCCGCACAGCTGCCGCAGTATCAGGCGCTGATTGCCGACGCTATCGGCAAAGCTCGCCAGCAGGGCGGTAGCGCGGAAACTCAGCTGATTAACGCCTGCGATCAGGTGGCGGTGGATATCGGTACCGAAGTTCTGCGCCACGTACCGGGGCGTATCTCGACAGAAGTCGATGCCCGATTTGCCTGGGATCGCGGGATGTGCGTGTCGAAAGCGCGCAAACTTATCCAGATGTACGAAAAGAACGGTGTCGGTCCAGAGCGTATTTTAATCAAGCTTGCCGCCACCTGGGAGGGCATTCGCGCTGCTGAAGAGCTGGAGAAAAGCGGCATCAACTGCAACCTGACCCTGCTGTTCTCTTTTGCTCAGGCACGGGCCTGTGCCGAAGCGGGCGTCTTTTTAATCTCGCCGTTTGTCGGGCGTATTTACGACTGGTATCAGAAAAATCAGGCGCAGGCGGAGTATCAGGTGGACAGTGATCCAGGCGTGGTTTCCGTACGTCAGATTTATCAGTACTACAAGTCCCACGGCTACGACACCGTGGTGATGGGCGCCAGTTTCCGCCGCATTGAGCAGATCCAGGCACTGGCAGGCTGCGATCGTTTGACTATCTCTCCGGCGCTGCTTGATGAGCTGGCTGCCAGCGAAGGCGCGTTGACCCGCCAACTGGTACCCGGTTGCGTCACTGAAACGCGTCCCAGCCCGATGACCCCGGCAGAATTCCTCTGGCAGCACCATCAGGATCCGATGGCGGTGGAAAAACTGGCAGAAGGTATCCGGTTGTTTGCGGTCGACCAGGTCAAACTGGAAAACCAGATCCGACAGATGCTGTAA
- the deoC gene encoding deoxyribose-phosphate aldolase has protein sequence MKPNKKAADMTPAELGQYIDQSVLKPEFTLQEVRKYIQEGIDYKCKTVCINPAYLDVAREMCKGTGTGICVVCDFPFGASSTASKAAQAEVICNQGDVEDLDIVANYGFIRSGMWEEFEQDIRAVVDVAHRHGSLVKVIFETDALTAEQVAKATEYSCRAGVDFVKTSTGFYTGGESKGATPEIIAVMMKAAEGRCKVKGSGCIRTREHFLQLIDMGIDRMGIGYRSTPEVLGLSAQSTSADSKSSY, from the coding sequence ATGAAACCGAATAAAAAAGCTGCTGATATGACCCCTGCTGAATTGGGCCAGTACATTGACCAGTCGGTGCTGAAACCTGAGTTTACCCTGCAAGAAGTCCGCAAATACATTCAGGAAGGGATTGATTACAAATGCAAAACGGTTTGCATTAATCCTGCGTACCTGGATGTTGCCCGCGAAATGTGTAAAGGCACGGGAACGGGTATTTGCGTCGTCTGCGACTTCCCATTTGGTGCATCTTCAACAGCATCCAAAGCGGCGCAGGCCGAGGTTATCTGTAATCAGGGCGATGTAGAAGACCTGGATATTGTCGCTAACTACGGCTTTATCCGTAGCGGCATGTGGGAAGAGTTTGAACAGGATATTCGTGCGGTTGTGGATGTTGCTCATCGCCACGGCTCGCTGGTGAAAGTCATTTTCGAGACTGATGCGCTGACCGCTGAGCAGGTAGCAAAAGCGACAGAATACTCCTGCCGCGCCGGGGTTGATTTCGTGAAAACCTCAACCGGCTTCTATACCGGCGGGGAAAGCAAAGGGGCAACGCCTGAAATTATTGCCGTCATGATGAAAGCAGCAGAAGGTCGCTGCAAGGTTAAAGGATCTGGTTGCATTCGCACCCGCGAACACTTCCTGCAACTGATTGATATGGGCATCGACCGGATGGGGATTGGCTACCGTTCCACTCCGGAAGTGCTGGGTCTAAGTGCTCAGAGTACCAGCGCCGATTCTAAAAGTTCTTACTGA
- a CDS encoding GntR family transcriptional regulator, translating into MDTGLYIKENFRFNDDAGTSMYSQLASFIRHQVRLGVFRVNDKMVTENELCDILKISRTTVRLAMNELLEEGLIVRQRGKGSFIADKKINRKLNSLYNFSDSMREQGIKPHSVVLQSAIIEADEVIATKLNLPEGQRKIFLLKRVRYGDDTPLLLETTAIPYNLCQGIELHDFEASSLYDVLKNQFGLNIAHATENIDAIIINKPAAHHLQCNDKVMAGYQIERISFLETGFVFEYTTSVTRADKCSFRIDLFNANQNAGKSRIDFSRHLKR; encoded by the coding sequence ATGGACACGGGACTCTATATCAAAGAGAACTTTCGCTTCAATGATGATGCCGGAACGTCAATGTACTCTCAGTTAGCCTCTTTTATCAGGCATCAGGTTCGACTCGGTGTATTCCGGGTGAATGACAAAATGGTAACTGAAAACGAACTATGTGATATTTTGAAAATTAGCCGAACCACTGTCAGGCTGGCAATGAATGAGCTCCTGGAAGAGGGGCTTATCGTTCGTCAGCGTGGTAAAGGTTCATTTATTGCGGATAAGAAAATTAATCGCAAATTAAACTCGCTGTATAATTTTTCCGATAGTATGCGCGAGCAGGGAATTAAACCCCACTCGGTAGTGTTGCAATCTGCGATTATTGAGGCTGATGAAGTCATCGCAACCAAATTGAACCTTCCAGAAGGGCAGCGGAAAATCTTTCTGCTCAAGCGTGTTCGCTATGGTGACGACACGCCGTTACTGCTTGAAACGACGGCGATTCCCTATAATCTCTGCCAGGGCATAGAGCTGCATGATTTTGAAGCAAGTTCTCTTTATGATGTGCTGAAAAACCAGTTTGGACTGAATATCGCACATGCTACAGAAAATATAGATGCCATCATCATTAATAAACCAGCTGCACACCATTTACAATGCAACGATAAAGTAATGGCGGGCTATCAGATAGAGCGCATTTCCTTCCTCGAAACGGGTTTTGTATTTGAATACACTACATCAGTAACTCGGGCTGATAAATGTAGTTTCAGAATCGATCTTTTTAATGCCAATCAAAATGCGGGCAAGTCGAGAATAGATTTTTCCCGTCATCTAAAACGTTAG
- a CDS encoding glycyl radical protein codes for MKDFLEFKVINHDDIDLARINRLRHKMQTRRASICSERAILYTESFKQTEGEAYILRKAKAFAHTLKNMSIYFEKDSLIFGNQASANFAAPIFPEYSYQWVIDELDQFDKRTGDIFYITEDVKEKLRSIQDYWLGKTHADEVKRTSPQNIVLAEKQGVLHRGGISMSGDGHIVPDHEMIFKYGFRGLIDQAAEKLRQLAPEDVQQRQFYEAAIITLEASLEFIKRYGRLASQEAEIEPDSRREKELIAIAGMCETLLEKPVEHFYEGCQACYLVHILQMIESNGHSFCYGRFDQYMIPLYLKDIADRTLTQEKALEILTHLFLMNSGNNKVRPYGHTKFSQGYPLYSNLMVGGRKRDGQDGTNALSYLCIEAMNLTAMAEPNFSMRFNQDTPKGLLKLAARLIRTGCGMPSMFNDEVAVKGLEDLGIPTEDALDYCAIGCVETGVPGKYGHRATGMTYVNWGKMLELVLNNGMDPASGIQLISVNGKEGNKTNYQYYEQLWSAWETLLKYYSDLAVECDAICDRSLAVYDTSPFASCFIDNCLKLGKALKDGGCKYDVISQSNIGPSVVGNSLAVIKKLVFEEKTVSLDEIMAAMNTDWQGQDAERILRLVKKVPKFGNDDDYVDMIVKDVFDSYIKLLPQYTTERTGKGPEVSCYTMSTSNITSYIPNGFDVGATPDGRRAKTPLNEGCSPTQGTDTQGPTAVINSVAKLPNVKVAAGQLLNMRFSPGSLAGEENLDKFVSFLRALVMKGIYHCQFNVIDSKTLLDAKAHPENYADLIVRVAGYCAQYISLMPEAQDAIIARTTNQWR; via the coding sequence ATGAAAGACTTCCTGGAATTTAAAGTAATCAATCATGATGATATAGATCTGGCGAGAATTAATCGGTTAAGACATAAGATGCAAACAAGGCGCGCCAGCATCTGTAGCGAAAGGGCCATACTCTATACTGAGTCATTTAAGCAGACAGAAGGTGAAGCATATATTTTGCGTAAAGCAAAAGCGTTTGCGCATACCTTAAAGAATATGTCGATTTATTTTGAAAAGGATAGTCTGATTTTCGGTAATCAGGCGAGCGCCAATTTTGCTGCGCCGATTTTCCCTGAATACTCATACCAGTGGGTAATTGATGAACTGGATCAATTTGATAAACGCACTGGTGATATCTTCTATATCACTGAAGATGTTAAAGAGAAATTACGTAGCATTCAGGATTATTGGTTAGGGAAAACGCATGCCGATGAAGTCAAAAGGACTTCGCCGCAGAACATCGTCCTGGCAGAAAAACAGGGGGTTTTACATCGAGGGGGAATCTCGATGTCCGGCGATGGGCATATTGTTCCCGACCATGAAATGATTTTTAAATATGGCTTTCGCGGTTTAATCGACCAAGCAGCAGAAAAATTACGTCAACTGGCCCCGGAAGATGTGCAGCAAAGGCAATTCTATGAGGCGGCCATAATTACGCTTGAAGCAAGTCTTGAATTTATTAAAAGATACGGACGACTTGCTTCCCAAGAGGCCGAAATTGAGCCTGATTCTCGGCGTGAGAAGGAACTTATCGCGATCGCCGGAATGTGCGAAACCTTACTTGAAAAGCCGGTTGAGCACTTCTATGAGGGTTGTCAGGCCTGCTATCTGGTACATATTCTGCAAATGATTGAGAGCAACGGTCACTCGTTCTGCTATGGTCGTTTTGATCAATATATGATCCCGCTCTATTTAAAAGACATTGCTGACCGTACCTTAACTCAGGAGAAGGCACTCGAAATCCTGACCCATCTATTCCTGATGAACAGTGGTAATAACAAGGTTCGTCCTTATGGACACACGAAGTTTTCGCAAGGTTATCCTCTTTATTCAAACCTGATGGTCGGCGGCAGAAAACGCGATGGACAGGATGGGACCAATGCGCTTTCTTATTTATGTATTGAAGCCATGAACCTGACGGCGATGGCAGAGCCAAACTTCTCGATGCGCTTTAACCAGGATACGCCGAAGGGGCTATTAAAACTCGCAGCCCGACTGATCAGAACCGGTTGCGGTATGCCGTCGATGTTCAATGATGAAGTGGCGGTGAAAGGGCTCGAAGACCTGGGGATACCAACCGAAGATGCCCTGGACTATTGCGCCATTGGATGCGTTGAAACCGGTGTACCGGGTAAATATGGCCATCGGGCCACCGGCATGACCTATGTTAACTGGGGCAAAATGCTGGAGCTGGTACTTAATAATGGTATGGATCCGGCTTCTGGGATACAGCTGATTAGCGTAAACGGCAAAGAAGGCAATAAAACAAACTACCAGTATTACGAACAGCTGTGGTCCGCATGGGAAACGTTGTTGAAATACTATTCGGATTTAGCTGTGGAGTGCGATGCAATCTGCGACCGTTCGCTGGCCGTTTATGATACATCGCCGTTTGCCTCCTGCTTTATTGACAACTGCCTGAAGCTGGGTAAAGCGCTTAAGGATGGCGGCTGCAAATATGATGTTATTTCCCAATCTAACATCGGTCCAAGTGTAGTCGGCAATTCCCTGGCGGTTATCAAAAAACTGGTATTTGAAGAGAAAACCGTTTCCCTGGACGAAATAATGGCAGCCATGAATACGGACTGGCAGGGGCAGGATGCCGAACGCATTTTGCGACTCGTGAAGAAAGTACCTAAGTTTGGTAATGATGATGATTATGTCGATATGATCGTTAAGGATGTTTTTGATTCCTATATCAAACTTCTGCCTCAGTACACGACGGAACGAACCGGGAAAGGGCCGGAAGTGAGCTGCTATACGATGTCGACAAGTAATATCACTTCCTATATCCCCAACGGGTTTGATGTCGGTGCAACGCCGGATGGTCGACGGGCGAAGACGCCGTTAAATGAGGGCTGTTCGCCAACTCAGGGAACGGACACTCAGGGGCCGACAGCGGTTATCAATTCTGTGGCGAAACTGCCGAACGTTAAAGTTGCCGCTGGGCAGTTATTAAATATGCGCTTTTCGCCGGGTTCGCTGGCGGGTGAGGAAAATCTGGATAAATTCGTCTCGTTCCTCAGGGCGCTGGTGATGAAAGGCATTTACCACTGCCAGTTTAACGTTATTGATAGCAAGACGTTATTAGACGCTAAAGCGCACCCGGAAAACTATGCCGATCTGATTGTCCGGGTGGCAGGTTATTGCGCCCAGTACATCTCTTTAATGCCGGAAGCTCAGGACGCCATTATTGCGCGAACGACAAACCAGTGGCGTTAA
- a CDS encoding glycyl-radical enzyme activating protein, protein METKALISTIQGYATKDGPGLRSTVFFVGCNLRCLWCSNPELMYPNIKTMFFKERCHGTFQTKEECELIYPDAFETVGYEITVDTLLEKLLRDKVFFDASGGGVTLSGGEPALFYPFVIELARKLRAAGVHVALDTAGHYSREHALGLAKEFDLFLYDIKAFDNRIHEKCTGVGNHHVIENLRLIADAGTDVIIRLVIIPGHNDDYSDVIKRIDFIAELGSSIKRLDILRYHNLGAGKYTRLGLVNPISDDAVCDEMLIKDIYDYACSKNLNVYVE, encoded by the coding sequence ATGGAAACTAAAGCATTAATATCGACAATACAGGGATATGCGACGAAAGATGGACCTGGATTAAGATCAACGGTTTTCTTTGTTGGTTGTAATTTACGTTGCCTTTGGTGTTCTAACCCCGAGTTGATGTATCCAAATATTAAGACCATGTTCTTTAAAGAACGCTGCCATGGGACTTTTCAAACAAAAGAGGAGTGTGAACTGATATACCCCGACGCGTTTGAAACGGTGGGATATGAGATTACTGTTGATACTCTTTTGGAAAAATTACTGAGAGATAAGGTTTTCTTTGATGCCTCTGGTGGCGGTGTAACCTTGTCCGGTGGCGAGCCTGCGCTGTTTTATCCTTTTGTTATAGAGTTAGCCAGAAAACTACGTGCCGCCGGGGTACATGTTGCTTTAGACACTGCGGGCCATTACTCAAGAGAACATGCGTTGGGGTTAGCCAAAGAATTTGATTTGTTTCTGTATGATATAAAAGCATTTGATAACCGTATTCATGAGAAGTGTACCGGTGTTGGTAATCACCATGTCATTGAAAACTTGCGGTTAATTGCTGATGCGGGGACTGATGTTATTATTCGTTTGGTAATAATTCCAGGGCATAACGACGATTACTCTGATGTAATCAAGAGAATTGATTTTATTGCAGAACTGGGAAGCTCGATTAAACGCCTTGATATTCTTAGATATCATAATCTTGGCGCTGGTAAATACACTAGGTTAGGTCTTGTCAATCCAATATCAGATGATGCCGTCTGCGATGAAATGCTGATAAAGGATATTTATGACTATGCCTGTAGCAAAAATTTAAATGTATACGTTGAATGA